The Gadus macrocephalus chromosome 12, ASM3116895v1 genome segment CTCCCAGCAGTCGCTCGGCGCCTACGGGCCGACGGCGCACCTCTCCAACGACAAGATGCTCTCGTCGGGGGGCTTCGAGTCCCACGCGGCCATGTTGTCCAggaacgaggagcacctggCCCGGGGTCTGGGGGGCCACGGAGCAGGGCTCATGACGTCGCTGAACGGCATGCACCACCACAGTCATCAGCACTCCCAGGCGAACGGCTCCATGCTGTCGGTGGAGCGGGACCGGCAGACGGTGGGAGGCGGGCAGGGGGGCGCTGGGTCGGGCCAGGTGGAGGAGATAAACACCAAGGAGGTGGCGCAGAGAATCACCGCCGAGCTCAAGCGATACAGCATACCCCAGGCCATCTTTGCCCAGAGGATCTTGTGTCGGTCCCAGGGAACGCTGTCCGACCTGCTACGGAACCCTAAACCCTGGAGTAAGCTCAAGTCGGGCCGGGAGACCTTCCGGAGGATGTGGAAGTGGCTGCAGGAGCCCGAGTTCCAGCGGATGTCCGCGCTGAGGCTAGCAGGTGAGTGAGGAGGCAGCCCTGAATCTGACCGATGTGAGGTGATCAATGTGGAGTCAATGTGGCGAGACTGTCAATAGCCGCTCAGAGGGACATTACTACAAGTTATTGGTCAATAGCATCGAGTCAAACTTCACTGGGACAGTGGACTGTTCGGTTTGTTCGGTGTGGGGATCTATATATGAGGATTGAACTCCCGTCATATGTAGAGAGGCCTTATGGTTGTGTAGTCAGGCGGTGTGGTTCTAGTATACTCTATATAGCTCTACaatagagccacacacacacacacggtttattATGGGAAAACAATCGCAACATTGAATTCTCTATGGATGGACGCTATACAGAGAGGTTGAAacagtaataggcctacacaacgtgtctctctgtgtatctcctttcctctctaacacacacacacacacacacacacacacacacacacacacacacacacacacacacacacacacacacacacacacacacacacacacacacacacacacacacacacacacacacacacacacacagggacgtgtttgtgtgagaaaaagagagcgagagacagagagcaaaaaGTTAAAAGTTAAGACGaggtaaaataaatataaggaaaATGATGTAAGGCCTACATTTCAGAAAACGTATGAAAATGCTGGCTCCCTATCATCAGCTTGATTGCATCTTCCCCCTATCACCTCAACAATAGAACAAAGCTTTAGGTCGGCCTTGATACAGGCTCACAACACgggccacacaacacacacactcctcgcACACTGCAGTTCCGCTTTTCTCTCAGTTCCCATAGCCCGATAGAAATAATTTgtaaaaatcaaaaaaatctattttatatttcaaCTGTCAAATTGGTGAAAGCGTAAACAAGGAGGGTGAGGGACGCGGGGGCCCCACGGAGCCGGGGGAGCGTGACCCCTGCTGGGATCGATACTCAGGCACCGCCGTCCCTCTGCAAAATGGCGCTCTGATAAATGATCGATTCGGATTTGGAAGACAGCGAGAGAAGCAGATGTGTCTTTCCCTGGGATGGACGTTATGAAAGACACCCGCACGCTGTTTGCATTGTGTCGCAAAATGCTGAATCTGGATCTGCTTGGAAATGATataacagcgagagagagagagagagaggagagagagaagagagagagagagagagagagatgagagagagagagagagagagagagagagagagagagagagagagagagagatggataggcaatgtctgtatatatatatatatatatatataaatataagggATTTATATAGGCCCATATATATAggcctttatatatatatatatatatatatatatatatatatatatatatatatatataatatatatatatatatatatatatatatatatataatatatatatatatatatatatatatattatatatatgtaatatatatatatatatatatatatacattatatatatatatatatatatatatatatatatatatatatatatataaatataagttTTCTATGTCGCCTACCTCGGATTCTTTTTGGCGTGCGTGTCATTCGGTGGCTCTACGACCAGGCCCGTTGGCGGAGGCGCTCGCAGATTTATCGTCCGCTGGAAATGTGTTTCCAACTTTAGAACCTGCGAGATACTTAGAACCCGATGAACTGAACGCAAATGAAGAGCTGTGACATTTGCAGTGTTAAAAACAACGATAGCAAtgccccccccgcacacacacacacacacacacacacacacacacacacacacacacacacacacacacacacacacacacacacacacacacacacacacacacacacacacacacacacacacacacacacacacacacacacacacacattgatgttTTGTGCAAAGGCCTCGTTTAGACGTGCACTTCCAAACGTCAATCTGCGCTTCTCTGTCGTATTTCAGCAGACAGTTCAATTAAGCAGATATAGTGGCATATTTTAGTTCCAGTCGATGCGCTATTGAAAAGCACTTAATGACATGTAAATTGTTCCTTTGCGCATTTAGTGGGGTTCTGGTAAATAAAGATTTAAACACTCCACAATTGTCTCTTTAAGTGCCACTGTTGTTGTTAAAGCTGATTGGGTTGGGTTTATATCTTCCTACCACCGGATAACCGCTATTTCGCGCgcaccacgcgcacacacacacacacacacacacacacacacacacacacacacacacacacacacacacacacacacacacacacacacacacacacacacacacacattataggctatgagagcgagggagtgtgtgtgtgtgtgtgtgtgtgtgtgtgtgtgtgtgtgtgtgtgtgtgtgtgtgtgtgtgtgtgtgtgtgtgtgtgtgtgtgtgtgtgtgtgtgtgtgtgtgtgtgtgtgcgtgtgtgtacgtgcgcgtTTGTGTAGTATGATCCTTTGTGTCCTGAGTCAACGGCTGAGATTCATCGTGAATTTGGATGTAAAAATGTATGcattactatttatttattttaatccgCTGGGATCTTTCGGTGAATATTTCCTTTATCCGGACTACGTCTGTGTATTNNNNNNNNNNNNNNNNNNNNNNNNNNNNNNNNNNNNNNNNNNNNNNNNNNNNNNNNNNNNNNNNNNNNNNNNNNNNNNNNNNNNNNNNNNNNNNNNNNNNTGTTTTGTAGTGAGAACCAATGTGGCTACCTCACTAAGCTGAGTGGTTTGTGAAACCGCCACCAATACCAAAGATTCCCCAGCCTACCGGTCCCAAACTGCCTAGGGGGAGATACGCACCAATGAAGAGCCTCGCCCCTCTCTGTCCAattacagacacgcacacctgcacacacacacacacgcacacacgcacccgaaTCCAAATACAATTGTATTGACGGTGCAGTCAGGCCTTCCCGCGAGGGGGTGGCGGCCTTGCAAAAAGAGTTGAGTGCCTTTTCCCTTCAACCACGGGGCGGActgcacttcacacacacacacacacacacacacacacacacacacacacacacacacacacacacacacacacacacacacacacacacacacacacacacacacacgcgtgtgagACGTGCGCATAAACATGCACCCGCATGCAGACAATGCGCTCGTAATTGGATGGACAGGAGGGCGGGGGCCAAAGAGTGGGGGCTGTGTCAGCATTTTTCTCATATATTGACTTTCCATCTTGTAACACTAGAATACAAGCACTTTATCATGTAGAAAGTCTATAAAGCATTTTCTATACACTATTTATTTGAAACAACATACTATGTTAACTCTTTAATCTGTAAGTGTCTTTGTTACTGGCCTGTTCAACCGCGGGAGCTCCCAGTCCTCGGCCTATCAGCGCTCTAGACGCGGCGCTGTGAACTTCCGGCCCGCTTTACGCCCCCTCCCACCAGATATTTTTAtgtaacagagacagagaggggctaAAATGGCGGAGGTTTGACGCGGCCGCCGGTCGGACGGTGGTGGTGATATTGTAGTGCCACTGACCCCGACCTCCCCTTCCTCTATCCCACTATGTGCAAGCACAGAGGCTGCCCTATTGGAGTGTGGATCCTCATTGACAATTCAGACACaaaccccccctcttcctcctgaagccccccccccccccccagtatctCCCTGTCTTCTCCCCCCGGGCTGGCGGCAAGACTCGGTAGGAGTGTGTCGACAATTCATTCTGAAATACCTCAAACCTTTCGTGTAAAGTTTATGTAATTTAACTTAAAATAATACTGCTAATGATAACAATGATTATGAAACTATGATACTATGATAGTTAGTTTTGGAACTTGTGACTTGAAGCTTTATACTGTTaacttttaatttaatttttttgtttgctcTCTTTTCTTTTCTCGTAGGCCTACGTTTTTGCCGTTTTTTTTGCTACGGCATGTACTTAAGTGTTTTCATAAAGGAAAGACATTGTGAATGTTTCCGTGGAGGCGAACATGAGAAAAGACGAGACAGACAAAAATGGCTAGAATGTGGAGAGAAGAGTCTCTGGGGCCCATTATGGGGTCAAATCTCTCTCAGAGACGGGTATACTAACTAGAGAAAGAAAAtcaccaaaaaaaagaaatgtaaagGAGAATCTGATTTGGATTATGAATTCttaaccccaaaaaaaaaatagaccAAAGAATGAATAATCGTTTACTCATTGTTAGCTTAAGTTGTCTtttctcaaaaaaaaaatactaataatacaGATTTCACCGTTACTTTTGAAGGTTCCTGGGTGTGTTCAAGTGCTACTGATGTTCTTAGAATATTAAAAACCAGCACCTCCTATTGGACAGGGGGTGCGGCTTTTTCTTTTCTGCATGGATATTGTATAACTGTATAGAAACCAACAGGGATGACCTGTGATTTTGTGGGGGCGAGGAGGCGAACGGACAGACCTGGTGTGAGATGGGATGGGGGATATTTTTGTTATTGCAAAAACGAGTTTTTGGGATTTGGGTTTTAGTAGTCGGAGGGGTCCTTGTTTTTAGGCATTTTTCGTCGCTGTTGGAGTCACcggttgtgtgcatgtgttgttgcaaccctctccctttccccgtGTTTCTTTGATGTATATAAATCCCGACAGTAGGGGGCGGCGTGTACTGGGGGAGGTCAAACTTCGCTCCTCCAATCGATAGCATTCAATCTCCATTCCCCAGCGTGGGTCTCGGCTGAGGTCCTGAAACGTGTGTCTTGCTTTTCCAAGGACAGGTTGTTTACTTGGAGTTAatcagagggacacacacacaggcctcccGGGAAACCCTACCTGTTCCTGTATGTTTGTCAATATGATTTCTCTTTTTCTTCaaactgtgtatgtgtgatcaTTTGTATCGATGTGTggtaaacaaaatgtattttttattttatttcggaTTTTCATTACTTTGGGTTGCAATACCTGtcatgccaaaaaaaaaaatgaatcggAAAAAAACTTTTCTTATTACCCGACAGCTGACCAACCACAGTGCTTCGTGGCAACTGACCCCTCCCACCAGAAATGTCCTCGGCATCTACTGTCaaacagcatgtgtgtgtgagtcatttCCCTGTCGGACAGAAGGTCGCCAATGGGTCTGACGTAGACACCCCCAGTCACACTGTGCTCTCCCTCCTCCGATACCTGTTAATCAATCAGAACCAAGTGTCTTTGTGATAGTAGAAGACAATCAGTTTCAAAACAAGAAAAGGTAGAGAGAGCGGACAggccaggagggaggaggaggaggaggaggaaggattgaaagtagataaaaaaaagaaaaaggaaaaacacgGGAAAAGAGGTTCTCTGACTGGAGCTGTAGCCCCCCCGACTGCCAAAGAAACTGCCCCCCCAACAAGCTGTCcgccactccccctccctccctctgcctcaccctcacctcagtctacccccccccctttccatcAGCATATCACAACCGGACTGAATCTCAACTGATTCACACTGTAATGATGTGTGACGTTAGACCGCTGCCCTCTACGTtgccatatacacacacgcgcattcaCAACACTCACACCGTCTCCAACGGCCACAGTCCAACAGTTCACCGTCCAACATCCAACATTCAggaaaatgtaaaagaaaatgtGCAAACTTTACATTTTGTAGAACCCCGCGTTCAATCTCTCCCCGAGTCGAAGCCACGCCGACTCCGGCGCGCTCCCCGCCACACGGTGTCACGAGGACACAGCAATCAGTGGCGCACGAGTACACGCCGGagtcgcacccccccccccccctg includes the following:
- the onecut3a gene encoding hepatocyte nuclear factor 6; the encoded protein is MELTMENIGNLHGVPHAHQTSDLMNSPHARQSSSHRNLVSHGRSAMVSSMASILEGAGDYRTDHSLSGPLHPAMTMSCDSGMSLSSTYTTLTPLQHLPPISTVSDKFHHHPHPHAHHHPHQRLSAGNVSGSFTLMRDDRSLASMSNLYGHYQKDMSGMGQSLSPLSNGLGSLHNSQQSLGAYGPTAHLSNDKMLSSGGFESHAAMLSRNEEHLARGLGGHGAGLMTSLNGMHHHSHQHSQANGSMLSVERDRQTVGGGQGGAGSGQVEEINTKEVAQRITAELKRYSIPQAIFAQRILCRSQGTLSDLLRNPKPWSKLKSGRETFRRMWKWLQEPEFQRMSALRLAGE